A part of Antechinus flavipes isolate AdamAnt ecotype Samford, QLD, Australia chromosome 6, AdamAnt_v2, whole genome shotgun sequence genomic DNA contains:
- the LOC127540625 gene encoding olfactory receptor 480-like, with protein MSGNNCTAVTEFIILGLTDDPTLRVILFVIFLGVYTVTLVGNLSIIILIRKSSQLHTPMYLFLSHLAFVDIGYSSSVTPVMIINFLVDKTLIPLGSCVAQMCSTATFGTTECFLLAVMAYDRYVAICNPLLYSTHMSVKICTLLLIISYVGGSVNAWIFTFFVLNRSFCGTNMINHFFCDYAPLLKLSNYQDDLADILPSASAGSVIMITVLIIVISYMYILFSVLKISSTEGRSKAFSTCTSHLTAVTLFYGTSTFVYVLPKSSYSSDENKVVSVFYTVMIPMLNPLIYSLRNNEVKGALRKLMSRKHLFS; from the coding sequence ATGTCTGGCAATAACTGCACTGCTGTGACTGAATTCATTATTTTGGGGTTAACTGATGATCCAACCCTTCGTGTCATTCTTTTTGTGATATTTCTGGGTGTCTATACTGTCACACTAGTTGGTAATCTTAGCATAATCATATTGATCAGAAAGAGCTCCCAACTTCACACTCCAATGTACCTTTTCCTCAGCCACTTGGCTTTTGTGGATATTGGATATTCTTCATCTGTCACTCCTGTCATGATCATCAACTTCCTTGTAGATAAGACTTTGATACCTCTGGGAAGCTGTGTGGCCCAAATGTGTTCTACAGCCACCTTTGGAACCACCGAGTGCTTCCTGCTGGCTGTGATGGCCTATGATCGGTATGTGGCCATTTGTAACCCCCTACTCTACTCTACCCACATGTCTGTTAAGATCTGTACTCTGTTACTCATCATATCCTATGTGGGTGGTTCTGTGAATGCttggattttcacttttttcgtACTTAATCGGTCCTTCTGTGGAACCAATATGATCAATCACTTTTTTTGTGATTATGCACCACTTTTGAAACTTTCGAACTACCAAGATGATCTTGCTGACattcttccttctgcctctgcTGGATCAGTAATTATGATCACAGTATTAATTATTGTGATTTCTTACATGTATATCCTTTTCTCTGTCCTGAAGATAAGCTCCACTGAAGGAAGATCCAAAGCTTTCTCAACTTGCACTTCCCACCTCACAGCAGTCACTCTGTTCTATGGGACCAGTACATTCGTTTACGTGTTGCCTAAGTCCAGCTACTCATCAGATGAGAATAAAGTGGTATCTGTTTTCTACACAGTAATGATCCCCATGTTGAACCCCCTGATCTACAGTCTAAGGAATAATGAAGTAAAAGGggctctaagaaagctaatgagTAGGAAAcatcttttttcataa